A window of Pan paniscus chromosome 10, NHGRI_mPanPan1-v2.0_pri, whole genome shotgun sequence contains these coding sequences:
- the LOC117978182 gene encoding LOW QUALITY PROTEIN: receptor-transporting protein 5-like (The sequence of the model RefSeq protein was modified relative to this genomic sequence to represent the inferred CDS: substituted 1 base at 1 genomic stop codon), with the protein MDRAGADMWASTFTLAMAERKPQDVWVLLPEHSLVPGCLDGGGVQYLLVGLSRLQCGHCPGTWDSAHVHVLFHLWWDRAGHRGLVKMRIWGQRCRLCPAPGDCQVRPPGEQPFLSRLVLHILQDCYGDGPGPARHPREAYEGCCEACELGVCFLQKAPDPAXSANATKGNFPATAWGGTGTVSRGKPLSTPGDDLGKGGGDIAIPFSLVGTSNDQVPIAEGPAPPAGASLPVTGSRGALVIGQGSIFLSGDSVAMPGGKGFPVAIGDPLFHGPGLLGSSIQTFELKGFLFKGRGSLCSPVGVAQGWGPISLNNGLVPVGKHTPTVFYCVGLSASGEGSLTFPSSLTSIFTNTLSEPTDGPVATKEASITFPFIFTDVKDAVAEVAEGNGKEGGGQGLVPVGHDALPETNAGGLPSQVKGSLALSFPADVQGKDAFTDITEGKEKEGGLVTAGHDAPLEANAEGPITVSEGSITIPVSVFDIIKRKGGGHVAYGPQGNGCVSQGYYQKRQLRSRFHKARCGCRREEDERPGRACRRPHAEPYEDFWIWVSMTVCVFWLMCMCRLNPGIYPQQV; encoded by the coding sequence GCTCCAGTGCGGTCACTGTCCGGGGACCTGGGACTCGGCCCATGTGCACGTCCTCTTCCACCTGTGGTGGGACAGGGCCGGCCACCGGGGGCTGGTGAAGATGCGCATCTGGGGCCAGCGGTGCAGGCTGTGCCCCGCACCTGGGGACTGCCAGGTGAGGCCCCCGGGCGAGCAGCCCTTCCTcagcaggctggtcttgcacaTCCTGCAGGACTGCTACGGGGATGGCCCCGGCCCAGCCCGGCACCCCAGGGAGGCCTATGAGGGCTGCTGTGAGGCCTGTGAGCTGGGGGTCTGCTTCCTCCAGAAAGCCCCAGACCCTGCCTGAAGCGCCAACGCCACAAAAGGCAACTTCCCCGCCACGGCCTGGGGTGGCACTGGCACCGTCTCCAGGGGCAAACCGCTGTCCACCCCTGGCGACGACCTTGGCAAGGGTGGCGGTGATATCGCCATCCCCTTCTCCCTTGTGGGCACCAGCAATGACCAGGTGCCCATCGCTGAGGGCCCTGCCCCCCCTGCGGGGGCCTCTCTCCCTGTGACCGGCAGCCGTGGGGCCCTGGTCATCGGCCAGGGCTCCATCTTCCTGTCTGGGGATTCTGTGGCCATGCCTGGGGGCAAAGGCTTCCCGGTGGCCATTGGAGACCCCCTCTTCCACGGCCCCGGCCTCCTCGGCAGCAGCATCCAGACCTTCGAGCTCAAGGGCTTCCTCTTCAAAGGCCGGGGCTCCCTCTGCAGCCCGGTTGGCGTGGCCCAGGGCTGGGGCCCCATCTCCCTCAACAATGGCCTCGTCCCTGTGGGGAAACACACGCCAACCGTGTTCTACTGTGTGGGCCTCTCGGCCAGCGGGGAGGGCTCcctcaccttcccctcctccctcaccaGCATCTTCACCAACACCCTCTCGGAGCCCACCGATGGCCCTGTGGCCACTAAAGAGGCCTCCATCACCTTCCCCTTCATCTTTACTGATGTCAAGGATGCCGTTGCTGAGGTGGCTGAAGGcaatgggaaggaaggaggcggCCAGGGCCTGGTCCCAGTGGGTCACGACGCCCTGCCAGAGACCAATGCTGGTGGCCTCCCCTCCCAGGTCAAGGGCTCCCTTGCCCTCTCCTTCCCTGCTGATGTCCAAGGCAAAGATGCCTTTACTGACATCACtgaaggcaaagagaaggaaGGTGGCCTGGTCACCGCGGGTCACGACGCCCCTCTGGAGGCCAATGCCGAGGGCCCCATCACGGTTAGTGAGGGCTCCATCACCATCCCCGTCTCAGTCTTCGATATCATAAAGCGCAAGGGCGGTGGCCACGTTGCCTACGGCCCCCAGGGCAATGGCTGCGTCTCCCAAGGCTATTACCAGAAGAGGCAGCTGAGGTCCAGGTTCCACAAGGCCCGCTGTGGGTGCCGCCGGGAGGAAGACGAGCGCCCTGGCCGTGCCTGCCGTAGGCCGCACGCCGAGCCCTACGAGGACTTCTGGATCTGGGTGTCCATGACCGTGTGCGTCTTCTGGCTGATGTGCATGTGTCGGCTGAACCCCGGGATCTACCCGCAGCAAGTGTGA